CGTACGCCGAGGCGCTCCTCGAGCAAGGCGATGCGCCGGCTCACCGTCGATTTCTGCATACCCAGGCTGGTCGCCGCCTGCGTGAAGCTGTGGCACTCCACCACGCGGGTAAAGATCAGTGCATCATCAAGCCCCATGATTGTTCCTCATACGCAACAAAGCATGTCAAGCAGAGAGTCTACTGGCAAAAAGGGAACACTGTTAAATTTACTTACATTTCCCGCCGTATTTCGAGCCCAAAGCATGCCCGTCAAACTGCAACGTCGTCTTTTCATCTGCGTGATCCTGCTGGCGTTGATCGCCGGCGCCCTACTGACTCGATGGTTATTGGTCGGTCGTTATCACGAGAGCACGGACAACGCCTACGTACAGGGCGAGATCACCCGTATTTCCAGCCAGCTGAATGCACGCATCGAAAAGGTGCTGGTGCGCGACAACCAGCACGTGGAAGCCGGTCAGTTGCTGGCCGTGCTGGAAGACGCCGATTTCCGTCTGGCGCGCCAGCGCGCCCTCGCCGCGCTGCAAACCCATGAGGCCGAGCGCGCCCAGGCGCAGAGCAAACTCGACCAGCAGGCCAGCCTGATTGCCGCCAGCCAGGCCGACGTCGCTGCCAGCCAGGCCACGCTGTATCGCTCCAGACTCGATCTCGGCCGCGCCCAAACCCTGCGCAAGCCGGGTTATGTATCCGAAGAGCGAGTCACCACCCTGGCCGCCGACAATCGTGTGGCCCGCTCGCAAGTGGCCAAGGCCCAGGCCGATCTGCAGGCGCAGCGTCAGCAGGTCGCCAGCCTGGAAGCTGAACTCAAACGCCTGGACGCACTGATCCTGTCCGCCCAGGCTGACCTGGAACAGGCCGACCTCAACCTCTCGCGCACGCAGATCAAAGCGCCGATCAGCGGCATGGTCGGCCAACGCTCGGCCCGCGAAGGCCAGGTGGTACAAAGCGGCGCCTACCTGCTGTCGCTGGTACCGGATCAGGACATCTGGATCCAGGCCAACTTCAAGGAAACCCAGATCGGCTACATGCGCCCAGGGCAAAAAGCCGAGCTGCTGTTCGACAGCTACCCGGACACGCCTATCGAAGGCCACATCGACAGCCTGTTCGCCGCCTCCGGCGCGCAGTTCAGCCTGCTGCCGCCGGACAACGCCACCGGCAACTTCACCAAGGTGGTGCAGCGCATACCGGTCAAACTGACCTTCGCCGCCGACAATCCGCTACGCGGGCTGATCCGCCCCGGCATGTCAGTGGACGTCAGCGTCGATCTGCGCAGCGACGACAGCCATGGCGGATGATGCGCTGATCCGCCCGACGGCAGAGCCCAGCCGCCGCGACTGGATCGCCGTGATGAGCGCCATGCTCGGCGCCTTCATGGCGGTGCTGGACATCCAGATCACCAACTCCTCGCTCAAGGACATCCAGGGCGCACTGTCCGCCACCCTGGAGGAAGGCTCGTGGATTTCCACCTCCTACCTGGTCGCCGAGATCATCATGATTCCGTTGACCGCCTGGCTGGTGCAGCTGTTTTCGGCACGGCGCCTGGCGGTGTGGGTCTCGGTAGGTTTTCTGATCGCATCCTTGCTGTGCTCCCTGGCCTGGAGCCTGGAGAGCATGATCGTCTTTCGCGCCCTGCAAGGCTTCACCGGCGGCGCGTTGATTCCACTGGCGTTCACCCTGACGCTGATCAAACTGCCCGAGCACCAACGCGCCAAGGGCATGGCGCTGTTCGCCATCACCGCCACCTTCGCCCCCTCCATCGGCCCGACGCTGGGCGGCTGGCTGACCGAGAACTGGGGCTGGGAATACATCTTCTACATCAACGTGCCGCCCGGCCTGATCATGATCGCCGGGCTGCTCTACGGCCTGGAGAAGAAGGCGCCACAGTGGGAGCTGCTGAAAACCACCGACTACGCCGGCATCGTCACCCTAGGCCTGGGCCTGGGCTGCCTGCAGGTATTCCTCGAAGAGGGACACCGCAAGGACTGGCTGGAATCGCAACTGATCGTCGGCCTGGGTAGCGTGGCCCTGGTGAGCCTGATCCTGTTCGTCATCCTGCAGATCTCCCGGCCCAACCCGCTGATCAACCTGGGCGTGCTGCGCGAACGCAACTTCGGCCTGGCCAGCATATCCAGCCTGGGCCTCGGTGTCGGGCTGTATGGCTCGATCTACGTGCTGCCGCTGTACCTGGCGCAGATCCAGAGCTACAACGCCCTGCAGATCGGCGAAGTGATCATGTGGATGGGCGTGCCGCAGCTGTTTCTGATCCCGCTGGTGCCCAAGCTGATGAAGATCATCTCGCCGAAATGGCTGTGCGCCCTGGGCTTTGCCTTATTCGGCGCGGCGAGTTTCTTCTCCGGCGTACTCAACCCGGACTTCGCCGGTGAACAGTTCCAGCACATCCAGATCGTCCGCGCGCTGGGCCAGCCACTGGTAATGGTCACCGTGTCGCTGATCGCCACGGCCTATATCCTGCCGCAGGATGCCGGCTCGGCCTCCAGCCTGTTCAACATCCTGCGCAACCTCGGTGGCGCCATCGGCATTGCCCTGCTCGCCACCCTGCTGGATGCCCGCGCCAAGGTCTATTTCGACTACCTGCGCGAATCTATCGTGCCGACCAACCCGCAAGTCGAGGAGCGCTTACAATTGCTTACGCAGACCCTAGGTAGCGAGCAGGCGGCCCTGGCCAAGCTCAGCCAGATCGTCCATGAACAGGCGACCATCATGGCCTATAACGATGCCTTCCATTTCATCGGCATCGCCCTGGGCGTGAGCATGCTGGCGATCTTGCTGACACGGAAATTGCCGCAGAACATGGCAGGTGGCGGCGCAGCGCATTGAGGCGCCTGTCACGCGGGAGGATATCGCTCTCTAAATCCCCCCGCGCCGGCTGCCGCCTTACTGCTGCA
This region of Pseudomonas wenzhouensis genomic DNA includes:
- a CDS encoding HlyD family secretion protein, producing the protein MPVKLQRRLFICVILLALIAGALLTRWLLVGRYHESTDNAYVQGEITRISSQLNARIEKVLVRDNQHVEAGQLLAVLEDADFRLARQRALAALQTHEAERAQAQSKLDQQASLIAASQADVAASQATLYRSRLDLGRAQTLRKPGYVSEERVTTLAADNRVARSQVAKAQADLQAQRQQVASLEAELKRLDALILSAQADLEQADLNLSRTQIKAPISGMVGQRSAREGQVVQSGAYLLSLVPDQDIWIQANFKETQIGYMRPGQKAELLFDSYPDTPIEGHIDSLFAASGAQFSLLPPDNATGNFTKVVQRIPVKLTFAADNPLRGLIRPGMSVDVSVDLRSDDSHGG
- a CDS encoding MDR family MFS transporter yields the protein MMSAMLGAFMAVLDIQITNSSLKDIQGALSATLEEGSWISTSYLVAEIIMIPLTAWLVQLFSARRLAVWVSVGFLIASLLCSLAWSLESMIVFRALQGFTGGALIPLAFTLTLIKLPEHQRAKGMALFAITATFAPSIGPTLGGWLTENWGWEYIFYINVPPGLIMIAGLLYGLEKKAPQWELLKTTDYAGIVTLGLGLGCLQVFLEEGHRKDWLESQLIVGLGSVALVSLILFVILQISRPNPLINLGVLRERNFGLASISSLGLGVGLYGSIYVLPLYLAQIQSYNALQIGEVIMWMGVPQLFLIPLVPKLMKIISPKWLCALGFALFGAASFFSGVLNPDFAGEQFQHIQIVRALGQPLVMVTVSLIATAYILPQDAGSASSLFNILRNLGGAIGIALLATLLDARAKVYFDYLRESIVPTNPQVEERLQLLTQTLGSEQAALAKLSQIVHEQATIMAYNDAFHFIGIALGVSMLAILLTRKLPQNMAGGGAAH